CCTTTCAAAATACTTTTGAAAGGGCCTGTTGTTTTATTGCCTACTACCTGTGATTTGAACCTCCTTTATGTCCCGGTTCCCCCATCAGGCGAACCATTTCAAATAATTTCCTTAGGACTGTAATAATTAGAGAATAACGTCCTGATTTCACAAATCGGATATATTTTTGCAGTTCCGACCAATATTTACACATCCAACAACTCGACGAAACTGTTATGCCCTTCAACGGGTTTATAGTGCCTTGTATCTGAAATACAAGGTGACGAAAGGAATTAATTGCTAGTATTAATGCATTGACCTCCTTATGTGGATGAATACTGAATGAAAGATAGCACAAACCATATCACACTCGATATCCTCAATAACCTTCCCGGGTTAGTTGTGCGCTATCAGCTCCACTCAGATCATACTGATGAAATTGTATTCGCCAATGAGGCGGCATCCCTCCTATTTGGCTCAAAATCGGGACTGGTAGATGCCACTACCTTTTGGGAAAAGGTTCATCCGGAGGATTCGGAACCCATGCACCAATCTTTTTTTTGTTCCGCTGAAAAACTCACTCAATGGGAGTTCGAATGGCGGGTAAAGACCAACACTGGCTCAATTATTTGGTTATGGGGTACTGGCAACCCATCAAGGCAAAAAGATGGAAGTACGGTTTGGGACTGCATGATCTCTGATATTACGTCAAGAAAGGTTCTTTCGGAAACCAGTAAGCCCTTGGCGGCGGATCATGCCCTGCGTGAAGACTCGGAGCGCCTATTATCGTTATTGAACAATAACACCGAAGAAAGCTTTGTGCTGCTCAACAAGGACCTGCGCGTAATAAACTACAATGAGCAATTCTTAAAAAAATTTGGTGCCTACCTGGGGAAAGTCATCAGAAAAGGCGACTTGATTCTCGATCATGTAACATCAGAGCAAAGAAAACCTCTGGAAGAATTGTACTCAAGAGTACTTCAAGGCCAGGAGGAATCCAAAGAATTCTCCATTTCCGTTGATCAAGAGTTATTACATTTCCAAATCAAGTATAAACCTGTCTCTGATGAAAATGGGAGGATTACGGGCGTGTTTGTCACAACCGCAGACATTACCGATCGAAAGCGCGCTGAAGAACAATTAGCCCTGAACAACAGCCTCTTCCGATCTCTTGTGGAAAATGGCGCTGATGCTGTGATCATCATAGGCCCTGATGGCATACCTACCTACGCCTCGCCTTCTATCACCAAAGTACTGGGATATACGGAAGCCGAAGCATTATCCCTGAATCTGTTTGAAATGGTTCATCCCGATGACGTGGGAGGAGTGGCGGAAAAAATGGCTGAAGTAATGGCCAACCCAGGGGTGACCATACCAGGTCATACCTCCCGCACCCGACATAAGGACGGATCCTGGCGCTGGATGGAAGCGACCATTACCAATATGTTGCATGATCCGATCATTAATGGGATTGTAGACAACTTCAGGGATGTCACCGAACAAAAGGAACTTCAGGATTTGCTCAAAAACGCCAGTGAACTAGCCAAAATTGGAAGCTGGGAGGTTGATTTGGTTAAAAACTCTGTGTACTGGTCTGATATTACCAAGAAAATCAGGGAAGTGGAGCCCGATTTCGAGCCGGATCTTGATACCGGGATCAGCTATTTCAAGGAAGGCGATAGAGAGATCATAGCAAGCCGTGTAAAAGAGTGCATCGAAAATGGGACTCCGTGGGACGAAGAATTACAGATCACCACATTCAAAGGAAATTCCAAATGGGTCAGAACCATAGGGAGAGCAGAGTTTTCTCAGGGAAAATGTATCAGAATATATGGCAGTTTTCAGGACATCCATGATACGAAGATTGCCCAACTAGACCTACTGAAGTTTAAGCAGGTAATCGAAAATTCACGAGATGGGATTGCTCTAGCCAACCCACAGGGGAAGAGTATTTATTTAAACCCCGCTATGGAGGAAACTTTGGGCTATACAATTGAAAGCCTGCAAAAAGCCAAAGGTTCTGTTGCGGTCTATTCCGACCCCCAAAAACTCGAAGAGGTTTTTTCCACACTACTCTCGGGAGGGTATTGGAAAGGAGATGTTGAACTCCTCAATAAACACAAGGAGCCCGTCAGTTTTTACTTAAGCGGCGGGCCTATATTTGATCACACCGGTCAGCTCATAGCCATTTATGGCATCCATACTGATATCACCGATCGGATTAGAGCTGAGCAAAACCTCAAAAAGGCGTTTGATGAAAAAAACCAGATCCTCGAGAGTATCGGTGATGCTTTTTTCACCACGGACAGAAATTTCACTGTGACCTACTGGAACGGCATAGCAGAAGCCCTCTCACAAACCCCACGTGAAAAAATTGTGGGAAAGAATCTCTGGGAAGTCTTTCCCGAGGGCTTGTCCATGCAATCTTTTGAAAAATACCATTACGCCCTGAGTGAAATGGTCACTGTGAATTTTGAAGATTACTATGAATCCTTGGGTAAATGGATTGAGGCCAGTGCCTACCCCTCTGAGCAGGGACTTACTGTTTATTTCAAAGACGTAACGGAAAGAAACAAAGCACGGGAAGCCATCCATCAATCGAATGACCGCTTCAAAAAAGTGTCTGAAGCCACTAATGATGCCATTTGGGATTGGGACGTGATCAATGACACGCTTTTCTGGGGGGAGGGTTTCAAAACACTTTTCGGTCACGAAATGAGAGAAAATCAGTCCAGCACGTTTCTCTGGAGCAAGTACATTCACCCCGACGACCTGGATGATGTACTGGCCAGCCTCTTCGATGTGTTGGAAAACAACACCACCAAAAAATGGGAAAAAGAATATCGATACCTGCGATCAGACGGAAGCTATGCTTTTGTAGTAGACAGAGGCATAGTGATAAGAGATGGTGAAGGAAAAGCCATCAGGATGGTGGGTGCAATGAGCGACATCACGCATCGTAAGGAATACGAGCAGTCCCTCAAAATTCTCAACGAAAACCTGGAAAAGCAGGCCAAAGATCTGGCCACTTCCAATGCGGAGCTGGAGCAATTTGCCTATGTGGCCTCACATGACCTACAGGAACCCTTACGAATGGTCACCAGCTTCCTGACCAGGCTAGAAAGCAAGTATGCTACTGCATTGGATGAAAAAGCCCATCAGTATATTCATTTCGCCGTGGATGGCGCCAAAAGAATGCGCCAGATTATTTTGGACTTGCTCCAGTTTTCCAGGGTGGGGCGCCACGAAGACGATCTGGAACTGATTGAAGTACAAGAAATTGTCGCAGAAGTGGTCACGCTGCAAAAGAAGATTATCGAAGAGAAGCAAGCCAATATTTCCATAGGCGATCTCCCAACACTACGTACTTTTCGATCTCCACTTCTTCAGATATTTCACAACCTGATCAGCAATGCACTCAAGTACACCCAGGAAGGACGGCCCGCTTTTATTAGTATCACCTGCTACTCCACCAAGGCCTATTGGCAGTTTTCAGTTGAAGACAATGGCATTGGTATAGAGCCGGAATATTATGACAAAATATTTATTATTTTTCAGCGGCTCCATCAAAAGGAAGAGTATGGAGGCACAGGTATTGGTCTGGCAGTAGTCAAAAAACTCATCGATAATATGGGTGGAAAAATATGGGTTGAATCTATCCCCGGAGAAGGAAGTAGTTTTCATTTTAACCTGCCTAAATGATATGTTGAGCTATGAGAAAATCCTCGGTCGGCTAGTCACAGTTCCCAAACAAATGGGGTGGGCATTCTTTATTCTACTTCTTTGCCTTACTCAGATTATAGCTTTCAGGATCTATAACATGGAGAAAGCTGCCGAACTACACATTACAGAGCGAGAAGCTATTTTTCTCAAGGGCCAGCTCGAAGGATCACTCAACCACAGTATCACCGCTACCAAGGTATTGGCCTATCTGGTGGAAAAAGATCTGCTGAGCGATAATTTTGATTCGATTTGTAAAAATCTGCTCAGTCAAAACCCCTTCATTGATGCCCTACAGCTGGTGAAAGGGGACACCATCATCAATACCTATCCCCTGGCTGGCAATGAAGCCACTATCGGCTATAATGTTGGCAACAATTCTGCCCATAGGGAAGAGGTCGAACAGGCAAAGCTGAGGGGTGAATTATATTTTGAAGGACCCATCAATCTCATCCAGGGAGGTAAGGGAATCGTAGGCAGGGTACCTATCTCCAGAGACGGAGTGTTCTGGGGGTTTTCTGCCGTGATTATCCGACATGAGACACTCATAAGAGCCCTCAATATAGACCCCACAGGAATGAATGATCAATTCGTCTATCAACTGATAAAAATCAATACAGATGGTAAGGAATCCAATCCATATTTTCAGCATGATCAAACCATTGATAGTGGTATCTACAGTGAAGTAACAGTCCCCATTGGAAACTGGATCATATTGGTGAAAATGAAACAGCCGCAATACTGGGTAAATGCTGTGACTTTTTCCTTGTTGGGGATACTCCTTTCTGCTCTACTGGGGGTATTCAGTTGGTTTTTGGCCGTTCAGCCCATGCGACTAAGAGCACTTGTGGCCATGAAAACCAAAGATCTCAAAACCGCCAACAGAACTCTCCAGAAAAAAGCCAAGGAGCTGGAATTCTCCAACAGCGAGCTAGAGCAGTTTGCATATGTAGCGTCACATGACCTGCAGGAGCCCTTGCGAATGATTACTGGTTTTCTCAATCAACTTGAGAAAAAGTACCTTAATCAGCTGGATGAAAAGGCCCTGAAATACATTCACTTCGCCAAAGATGGAGCCATACGCATGAAACATATCATTCTGGATCTGCTGGAATTCTCTCGTGTGGGAATACTTGAGGACGCGCTTGAGCAGGTAGATACCCGCCAAATGGTCAATGAGGTGTGCATGCTGGAAAAACGAAATATTGAAGGCAAGAATGCCAAAATAAACATCCATAATTTACCTGTCATTGAATTCTATCAGGTTCCCTTTTTACGAATCCTCAGGAATCTTGTAGGAAATGCGCTTAGATACAACAAGCCCGACACATCCCCGATCATCACCATCTCCTCTACCACTCATGATGATTACTGGGAGTTTTCGGTTTCTGATAACGGTTTAGGTATTTCAGAAGAACACTTTGATAAAATATTTGTACTTTTCCACCAGGTAGACCCGGGTCATGGGGGTTCGGGTATGGGATTAGCCATTACCAAAAAATTAGTTGAAAACCTGGGTGGTGAAATTTGGGTAGAAGCGGAATTGGGTGTAGGCAGCACCTTTTATTTCACCATTCCGAAGATGAGAACTCCAACCAATAAAAACCTATGAGGAAACCAGTGCACATATTGTTAGTAGAAGACAACGAAGGGGATATATTACTAACCACTGAGGCACTGGAAGAAAGCGAAATTGCAAATAAAATAAGTGTAGTACGAAACGGAAAGGAGGCGCTCGACTGGGTATTTAAGCGCCATCAACACGAAAATTCAGAAGCACCAGACCTTATTCTTTTGGATGTCAATCTTCCGCTGAAAAACGGTCATGAGGTACTCCAAGCCATTAAAAGTGATGATAATGTCAAACATATTCCTGTGATCATGCTGACCACATCATCGTCTGAAAAAGACGTACACTTGTCCTATCAATATGCGGCCAACTGCTACATCACCAAACCAGTAGAAGTAAGCGACTTCCTCAACGCTATTTCCACCCTTTGTCGCTTTTGGATCAAGGTTGTTACACTCCCAAAAAGTAAGATCTAATGGCTAAGGATAAGAAGAAACTCATAGTTCTTGTGGTAGAGGATAATGACGGTGACTACTTTTTAGTAGAGGATTTCCTGCAGGACATGATTCTCGCTCCTGAGATTCATAGGGCGGTCAACTTCAAAGAAGCCAAATCATTTTTGTCTGAAGATCATCACGAGGTTCACGCCATTCTCCTCGACCTTTCGCTACCTGATAAGACAGGAGAACAGCTCTTACGGGAGATACTTGTTATCTCAAAAGGAATTCCGCTCATCATTCTTACCGGGTTCTCAGGTGAAGGTTTTGCCATCAAATCACTTGCTCTCGGTGCATCTGACTACCTACTCAAAGATGATCTCAACGCTACCATTCTCTACAAAAGCATTGTCTATTCCATTGAACGGGCTAAAAACCAGATCTCTTTAAAAGAGTCTGAGCTTCGATATGCGGAGTTGTTTCATCTAAGCCCTCAGCCCATGTGGGTCTATGACATTCACACACTTAAATTCATCCAGGTAAACAAGGCCGCCTGTGATCACTATGGATACACCACTGATGAGTTCCTTGCCATGACCATCAAGGACATCCGACCTCCTGAAGAAGTTCCTATGTTGGAGAGAACTGTACTCAGACGAGATGTACTCCTTCCCTACAAAGGGGTATTCAGGCATACCAAGAAAAACGGTGAAGTCATAACAGTGGAAATAAAAAGTGACATCCTGACGCACAATGGAAATAACGTACGCCTGGTACTGGTCAATGATATTTCTGATAAAAAGAAAGCTCAGGAGGAACTGCTCACCATCGCTCATCAGGTGGAAGATCGGGAGCGTACCCGCATTTCCATAGATCTGCACGACGGGCTCCAGCAAACCCTGGTCACTTCCTACATGCATTTTGAGTCCATAAAAACTGCCCTTGATCAACTTGACACGGAGGCTTCAGAAAGGTTCGTCAAAGGTATGGAAGTGCTCAATGAGGGGATAGAGCAAGTGAGAACTATTGCTCACGAGTTGATGCCCGCCAAGATAGAAAAAGAAGGCTATGTAGCAGCCATTACTCAGCTGCTGGACCAGATTGAGGGCTCCATCCAGTTCAAATTTGTGCAGAATCTGGGCGGAAAGCGGCTACCGTCTAATATCTCCCTGATCTTGTTTAGAATCAGTCAGGAAGCCATCAACAACATCATCAAGCACTCCAGGGCCACCATGGCCACCATGGCGTTGGAACTAGAAGGAAGCATTGTCAGACTTTCTGTGGTAGACAATGGCGTGGGATTCAGCATCGATAACCTGGCAAAAGACCATTCCATCTTTGGACTGAAGGCTATCGGGTCACGTATTCACTCACTGGGTGGGCTATTTGAACTGGACTCCGAAATTGGACGGGGAACCAGTCTGACTATCGAAATCCCTATTTACTAGCTCCACCCTCGATTTCAGTATAGATTAGGATCGAGGGAATCCCTAACTTGCACAGACTATGGAAACGTTCAAACTTCAAGAGGGTGAAGAGTATATTGAGCTCAATAACCTAATGAAAATCCTCAACTGGGTAGCCTCAGGTGGTGAAGCCAAAAGTCAAATAGATGAAGGCCTGGTCACTGTCAATGGTGAGGTAGAAACCAGAAGAAGAAAAAAGCTCAGATCAGGTGACAAAGTAGAGTATGGAAGCGAGGCAGCAATAATCGCCTAATCTCCCGACTCCTCCATTGGCTCCTGCTGGCTCAGGTGAAACCTCTTTACCTTACTCTTAAGCACCTCCACGATCTCAGACACTTCCTGTGTGCGCTGAGTATACTCAGACATGCCCGCTGAAAGCTGGGATGAGGAGCTCGCTACCTCCTCAGTGCCTGCAGCCGTCTCCTCTGCGATCACTACCACACTTTCCATCAGGCCTACTACCTTTTTGAGGTGATCGCTCTGTTGACTGGTAGCTTTCACTATTTCCTCTGACATAGAGAGCGTCTGCGCGTATGAAGTAGCCAACTCATCAAATGAGGCAGACGCATCTCTGGAAGCTTCCTCGCCCCCTTTGATACTGGCGCTCATTTCCCCAATCAGCTTGGCCGTACCACCGATGGCACCTTGTATTTCTACCACCATCACTTCTATCTCTTTGGCAGACTTGCCTGAGTCTTCTGCCAGTTTTCTTATTTCCTCAGCCACCACAGCAAACCCCTTACCGGCATCTCCGGCTTTTGCAGCCTCAATGGCCGCATTCAGTGCGAGCAGGTTGGTCTGATGTGCCACATCTTTGATGATGTTCAGAACCCTAGAGATTTCTCCCGACCTGTTAGATAAGATATTGATTGACTCATTGGTGTCTTTGGAGGTGGCAATGATGTCCTTCATACTATGATCCACTTTCTCAATGAGCTTCTTTCCCGTGTCACTCTTCTCCACTCCCCTCAAGGCACCCTGATTAATGGTGTCTGCCTGCTGACTTACATTATTTGAAAACGCTAAAATTCCCTCAATGAGCTTGGAAGCCTCGTCGATCCTGCTCACCTGATTCTGAGCCCCACTACTCATCTCTCCAATGGATGAAGCAATTTCACCAGTACTCAGGTTCATTTGCTCACTAGCCACAAACATCTCCTGTGAGGATGTGCCTATGGTATCTACCTGCTCGATGATCTCATGGAGTAGGTCAGAAAGATTATCGAGGGCATTATTGAAACTGTCTTTTAGCTGCAATACATCTCCCTTGGCATCATCTGTATAGCGCATACTCAGGTCGCTATCGGCCAGTGCATTCACTATTCGGTTGATGGTATTGAAAGGAACCAGTATAGACTCAAACAAATGGTTGATAGAAGCGCCCAGGGCTTTCCATTCACCTGATTTGGACTCCACGTCTATCCGCACGGAGAAGTCACCAGACTCCACCGCCTCGCCTATTACAAAATTGGTATCCTCAATGGCTCCCTGCAGGCTCTCTTGCTGCTCACGAAGCGCTTCATTTTGCTGCTTCACCTGAGCCGTGGCTTCATCTATTCTTCTCTGGAGCTCGCGCTGACCGGCTTTGATCTGCCCCACTCTCCACTTGTAGGCATATACACCTCCGGAAATGACCACTACCACCGCCAACAACCTGAACCACCAGGTAGCCCACCAAGGCGGTAAAATGGTGATTTTCAACGTTCGGGGGCTGCTGGACCACACTCCATCACTGTTGGTGCCA
This Marinoscillum sp. 108 DNA region includes the following protein-coding sequences:
- a CDS encoding PAS domain S-box protein; this translates as MKDSTNHITLDILNNLPGLVVRYQLHSDHTDEIVFANEAASLLFGSKSGLVDATTFWEKVHPEDSEPMHQSFFCSAEKLTQWEFEWRVKTNTGSIIWLWGTGNPSRQKDGSTVWDCMISDITSRKVLSETSKPLAADHALREDSERLLSLLNNNTEESFVLLNKDLRVINYNEQFLKKFGAYLGKVIRKGDLILDHVTSEQRKPLEELYSRVLQGQEESKEFSISVDQELLHFQIKYKPVSDENGRITGVFVTTADITDRKRAEEQLALNNSLFRSLVENGADAVIIIGPDGIPTYASPSITKVLGYTEAEALSLNLFEMVHPDDVGGVAEKMAEVMANPGVTIPGHTSRTRHKDGSWRWMEATITNMLHDPIINGIVDNFRDVTEQKELQDLLKNASELAKIGSWEVDLVKNSVYWSDITKKIREVEPDFEPDLDTGISYFKEGDREIIASRVKECIENGTPWDEELQITTFKGNSKWVRTIGRAEFSQGKCIRIYGSFQDIHDTKIAQLDLLKFKQVIENSRDGIALANPQGKSIYLNPAMEETLGYTIESLQKAKGSVAVYSDPQKLEEVFSTLLSGGYWKGDVELLNKHKEPVSFYLSGGPIFDHTGQLIAIYGIHTDITDRIRAEQNLKKAFDEKNQILESIGDAFFTTDRNFTVTYWNGIAEALSQTPREKIVGKNLWEVFPEGLSMQSFEKYHYALSEMVTVNFEDYYESLGKWIEASAYPSEQGLTVYFKDVTERNKAREAIHQSNDRFKKVSEATNDAIWDWDVINDTLFWGEGFKTLFGHEMRENQSSTFLWSKYIHPDDLDDVLASLFDVLENNTTKKWEKEYRYLRSDGSYAFVVDRGIVIRDGEGKAIRMVGAMSDITHRKEYEQSLKILNENLEKQAKDLATSNAELEQFAYVASHDLQEPLRMVTSFLTRLESKYATALDEKAHQYIHFAVDGAKRMRQIILDLLQFSRVGRHEDDLELIEVQEIVAEVVTLQKKIIEEKQANISIGDLPTLRTFRSPLLQIFHNLISNALKYTQEGRPAFISITCYSTKAYWQFSVEDNGIGIEPEYYDKIFIIFQRLHQKEEYGGTGIGLAVVKKLIDNMGGKIWVESIPGEGSSFHFNLPK
- a CDS encoding ATP-binding protein codes for the protein MEKAAELHITEREAIFLKGQLEGSLNHSITATKVLAYLVEKDLLSDNFDSICKNLLSQNPFIDALQLVKGDTIINTYPLAGNEATIGYNVGNNSAHREEVEQAKLRGELYFEGPINLIQGGKGIVGRVPISRDGVFWGFSAVIIRHETLIRALNIDPTGMNDQFVYQLIKINTDGKESNPYFQHDQTIDSGIYSEVTVPIGNWIILVKMKQPQYWVNAVTFSLLGILLSALLGVFSWFLAVQPMRLRALVAMKTKDLKTANRTLQKKAKELEFSNSELEQFAYVASHDLQEPLRMITGFLNQLEKKYLNQLDEKALKYIHFAKDGAIRMKHIILDLLEFSRVGILEDALEQVDTRQMVNEVCMLEKRNIEGKNAKINIHNLPVIEFYQVPFLRILRNLVGNALRYNKPDTSPIITISSTTHDDYWEFSVSDNGLGISEEHFDKIFVLFHQVDPGHGGSGMGLAITKKLVENLGGEIWVEAELGVGSTFYFTIPKMRTPTNKNL
- a CDS encoding response regulator, which translates into the protein MRKPVHILLVEDNEGDILLTTEALEESEIANKISVVRNGKEALDWVFKRHQHENSEAPDLILLDVNLPLKNGHEVLQAIKSDDNVKHIPVIMLTTSSSEKDVHLSYQYAANCYITKPVEVSDFLNAISTLCRFWIKVVTLPKSKI
- a CDS encoding PAS domain S-box protein, with amino-acid sequence MAKDKKKLIVLVVEDNDGDYFLVEDFLQDMILAPEIHRAVNFKEAKSFLSEDHHEVHAILLDLSLPDKTGEQLLREILVISKGIPLIILTGFSGEGFAIKSLALGASDYLLKDDLNATILYKSIVYSIERAKNQISLKESELRYAELFHLSPQPMWVYDIHTLKFIQVNKAACDHYGYTTDEFLAMTIKDIRPPEEVPMLERTVLRRDVLLPYKGVFRHTKKNGEVITVEIKSDILTHNGNNVRLVLVNDISDKKKAQEELLTIAHQVEDRERTRISIDLHDGLQQTLVTSYMHFESIKTALDQLDTEASERFVKGMEVLNEGIEQVRTIAHELMPAKIEKEGYVAAITQLLDQIEGSIQFKFVQNLGGKRLPSNISLILFRISQEAINNIIKHSRATMATMALELEGSIVRLSVVDNGVGFSIDNLAKDHSIFGLKAIGSRIHSLGGLFELDSEIGRGTSLTIEIPIY
- a CDS encoding RNA-binding S4 domain-containing protein — its product is METFKLQEGEEYIELNNLMKILNWVASGGEAKSQIDEGLVTVNGEVETRRRKKLRSGDKVEYGSEAAIIA